In the Quercus lobata isolate SW786 chromosome 5, ValleyOak3.0 Primary Assembly, whole genome shotgun sequence genome, one interval contains:
- the LOC115990267 gene encoding uncharacterized protein LOC115990267 translates to MKADRPKENLKWVPPPQGWFKANVDGAIFKESNKAGIGVVVRDSQGWVLAALTEKVDGVQDAEVIEALAIRRAIRFAIETSFNCVIIESDSLSVVKAIQDTAEPTCHIGNIIEDVKLLSKTMKSCEFHHTKREANQVAHTLARNAIHVDIEMA, encoded by the coding sequence ATGAAAGCTGATAGACCAAAGGAAAATTTGAAATGGGTACCACCCCCTCAAGGCTGGTTCAAAGCTAATGTTGATGGAGCCATCTTCAAAGAATCTAATAAAGCAGGCATTGGTGTGGTGGTGCGTGACAGTCAAGGATGGGTGCTGGCAGCTTTGACAGAGAAAGTGGATGGTGTACAAGATGCAGAGGTCATTGAGGCATTGGCTATCCGGCGGGCTATCAGGTTTGCAATTGAAACTAGCTTTAATTGTGTTATAATTGAGAGCGACTCTCTCTCGGTGGTTAAAGCTATCCAAGATACTGCTGAACCTACTTGTCATATTGGAAACATCATAGAGGACGTGAAGCTTTTGTCAAAGACCATGAAAAGCTGCGAATTTCATCACACAAAGAGGGAGGCAAACCAGGTTGCTCACACTTTGGCCCGCAATGCGATTCATGTTGACATAGAGATGGCCTAG